A stretch of DNA from Thermococcus sp. MAR1:
GGAAGGTGCCGTGGCCGTTAATAATGTATCCGCTAAGTGTTTCAGATTCATTTTCAGGAAAACCCAAGCCGTATTTTTCGTTCAGTAAATCCAATTCAACTCTTCCGCTGAAAATGTATTCATTCTCTGCAATCTGTTTATCTACCAATTCTTCTGTATCGTATTCATCTTTTATTTCTCCAAAAATTTCCTCTAATACATCTTCCATTGTTACAATTCCTGCAGTGCCGCCAAACTCATCAACTACCCATGCAACGCTTTTTCTTTCTTTGGTGAATTTATTAATCAAATC
This window harbors:
- a CDS encoding CBS domain-containing protein; amino-acid sequence: IDNVVGYIHQLDLFKNPSSIKEILLAIPTVPESMSASDLINKFTKERKSVAWVVDEFGGTAGIVTMEDVLEEIFGEIKDEYDTEELVDKQIAENEYIFSGRVELDLLNEKYGLGFPENESETLSGYIINGHGTF